From a region of the Wolbachia endosymbiont (group B) of Gerris lacustris genome:
- a CDS encoding CTP synthase, whose translation MKETKFIFVTGGVVSSLGKGLVASSVGALLQAHGFKVRIRKLDPYLNIDPGTMSPAQHGEVFVTEDGAETDLDLGHYERFTKIKATKDDNITTGKVYNELLKKERRGDYLGKTVQVIPHVTDLIKSFIFNDTEDLNFVICEIGGTVGDIESQPFLEAIRQVNYKLGKQRVILIHLTLIPYLTVAQESKTKPTQHSVRELNSMGLQPDIILCRSGKEISDNQKEKIANLCNVSLSNVIPAPDVNHIYELPSLYNQCGLGTQILDHFHLSKPKPSLPEWDQIVHSMRHPTQEVIVSIVGKYTEFPDAYKSLIEALNHGAISNKARVKINWVNSREENGKSIDAKFIREKLQNSHAILVPGGFGDNGVEGKILAINYARINNIPFLGICLGMQLAVIEFARNVIKLEDVHSEEFCTCKHPIIKLASDKNVDLGGTMRLGTYKCNVSPNSKMANVYSNVTISERHRHRYIVNLDYKDDIEKNGLICSSISEDKTCIEAVELENHPWFIGVQFHPEFQSRPFSPHPLFTSFIKAAINNRI comes from the coding sequence ATGAAAGAAACCAAGTTTATCTTTGTTACAGGTGGAGTTGTTTCATCACTTGGTAAGGGTTTAGTTGCTTCAAGTGTGGGCGCACTTCTTCAAGCTCATGGATTCAAGGTTCGCATCAGAAAGCTTGACCCATATCTCAACATTGATCCTGGAACAATGAGCCCAGCTCAGCACGGGGAAGTATTTGTTACTGAGGATGGTGCTGAAACTGATTTAGACCTTGGACATTACGAGCGTTTTACTAAAATTAAAGCAACTAAGGATGACAATATAACAACTGGTAAAGTATATAATGAATTATTAAAGAAGGAAAGGCGTGGTGATTATCTGGGTAAAACTGTACAAGTTATTCCTCATGTGACAGATTTAATCAAATCTTTTATTTTTAATGATACGGAAGACTTAAATTTTGTAATATGCGAAATAGGTGGAACCGTAGGTGATATTGAAAGCCAACCGTTTTTGGAAGCTATACGCCAAGTTAATTATAAACTAGGAAAGCAAAGAGTTATCCTTATTCATCTAACCTTAATACCATATCTTACTGTAGCGCAAGAATCAAAGACAAAACCAACACAGCATTCAGTTCGAGAATTAAACTCTATGGGATTACAACCGGATATTATATTATGTCGCAGTGGAAAAGAAATTTCCGATAACCAAAAAGAAAAGATAGCCAATCTTTGCAATGTTTCTTTATCTAACGTAATACCTGCTCCTGATGTAAATCATATATACGAGTTACCGTCCTTGTATAATCAATGTGGGCTCGGGACACAAATTTTGGATCACTTTCACTTAAGTAAGCCAAAACCAAGCTTACCTGAATGGGACCAAATAGTACACTCTATGAGACATCCAACACAAGAAGTTATCGTTTCCATAGTAGGAAAATATACTGAATTTCCTGACGCATATAAATCACTGATTGAAGCATTAAACCATGGTGCAATTAGTAATAAAGCTAGAGTGAAGATAAATTGGGTCAACTCAAGAGAAGAGAATGGAAAATCTATAGATGCAAAGTTTATAAGAGAAAAATTACAAAATTCTCATGCAATCCTTGTCCCAGGGGGATTTGGTGATAATGGAGTAGAAGGTAAGATATTAGCAATAAACTACGCCCGTATAAATAACATTCCATTTTTGGGAATATGTCTTGGTATGCAGCTTGCAGTGATTGAATTTGCTCGCAATGTCATTAAGCTTGAAGATGTACACTCTGAAGAATTTTGTACCTGTAAGCACCCAATCATTAAGCTAGCTAGCGATAAAAACGTTGATCTTGGTGGGACTATGAGACTTGGAACATATAAATGTAATGTAAGTCCAAATTCCAAAATGGCAAATGTGTATAGTAATGTCACTATTTCAGAAAGGCACAGGCACAGATATATAGTTAATTTAGATTATAAAGATGATATAGAAAAGAATGGACTGATATGCAGTAGTATATCGGAAGATAAAACATGCATAGAGGCAGTAGAGTTAGAAAATCATCCATGGTTTATTGGTGTGCAATTTCATCCAGAATTTCAATCAAGACCATTTTCTCCTCATCCTCTCTTTACATCATTTATTAAGGCAGCTATTAATAATAGAATTTAA
- the secG gene encoding preprotein translocase subunit SecG codes for MSVTVLSVLQIILVVVLVILVLLQPPGSSSLSGFSNSQQGMNSIIPVKSSENSLSRITSIVAGLFIINTLLLSGLCSKDVHKKLIEEKIISEKKQEGQSTSVPFENQ; via the coding sequence ATGTCAGTAACAGTACTTAGTGTGCTTCAAATAATATTAGTTGTTGTATTGGTAATTTTAGTGCTTCTGCAGCCACCTGGAAGTAGTTCATTAAGTGGCTTTAGTAATTCACAGCAGGGAATGAATTCAATAATTCCGGTAAAGTCTTCTGAAAATTCACTAAGTAGAATAACTTCTATAGTTGCTGGACTGTTTATTATAAATACACTGTTACTATCAGGATTATGTTCAAAAGATGTACATAAAAAATTAATTGAAGAGAAGATTATATCAGAAAAGAAGCAAGAAGGCCAATCAACTTCTGTTCCATTTGAAAATCAATGA
- a CDS encoding gamma carbonic anhydrase family protein — MSYHILKYKDYEPKMDESSFIADGVRIIGNVEIGRNASIWFNCVIRGDVGSIKIGDETNIQDGTVIHVDRNPGGDTIIGSMVTVGHFCILHACTVHDKAFIGMGSTIMDHAIVEFGAMVAAGSLVTHGKVIKSGEVWAGRPAKFFKKMSDEEIKHIMQSAQNYVVLMKEYKATC, encoded by the coding sequence ATGAGCTATCACATTTTAAAATACAAAGATTATGAACCAAAAATGGATGAAAGTTCTTTTATCGCAGACGGTGTGCGTATCATAGGTAACGTTGAAATAGGAAGGAATGCGAGTATCTGGTTTAATTGTGTGATCAGAGGAGATGTTGGATCAATCAAAATAGGTGATGAAACGAATATTCAAGATGGCACCGTAATTCATGTAGATAGAAATCCAGGCGGCGACACGATTATTGGTAGTATGGTGACGGTTGGACATTTTTGCATATTACATGCATGCACGGTGCATGATAAAGCATTTATTGGTATGGGTTCTACCATAATGGATCATGCGATTGTGGAGTTTGGAGCTATGGTAGCTGCTGGTTCACTGGTGACACATGGAAAAGTGATAAAAAGTGGTGAAGTATGGGCTGGCAGGCCAGCAAAATTCTTCAAAAAAATGTCAGATGAGGAAATTAAACATATTATGCAGTCAGCACAAAATTATGTTGTATTGATGAAGGAGTATAAAGCTACATGCTAG
- a CDS encoding nucleoside deaminase, translated as MELAIEQAKLAQKDGEVPIGAVIVSGNNIISSAHNISNDPTAHAEMLTIKQAFSTSTLYEADMYVTLEPCPMCAQAISFAKIKRLYFGAYNPKGGGVENGTRTFQFCNHIPEVYGGILETKCSLLLKDFFEKLRT; from the coding sequence ATGGAACTTGCCATAGAGCAAGCAAAACTTGCTCAGAAAGATGGCGAAGTGCCAATAGGTGCTGTAATAGTTAGTGGAAACAATATAATCTCCTCTGCACACAATATCTCTAATGATCCAACTGCACATGCAGAAATGTTAACAATTAAACAAGCATTTTCAACTTCCACGCTTTATGAAGCTGACATGTATGTAACATTAGAGCCATGCCCGATGTGTGCTCAAGCTATCTCTTTTGCAAAAATTAAACGGCTGTACTTTGGAGCTTATAATCCAAAAGGTGGAGGAGTTGAAAACGGCACTAGAACATTTCAATTCTGTAACCACATACCTGAAGTTTATGGTGGAATATTAGAAACAAAATGTTCTCTTTTGTTAAAAGATTTCTTTGAGAAACTAAGAACTTAG
- the ccmA gene encoding heme ABC exporter ATP-binding protein CcmA, whose protein sequence is MLECKNLSCARNNKVLFKNLNFKAEPKSKILITGPNGSGKTSLIRSLSGLLPPVSGNIMYCGKDIYDDPKSFISSMVYVGHKNACKDSLTIGENIEFWARIRNTRELVMAAAYCLELQPVFNIRYGELSAGWKRRVALARLLISNANIWLIDEPFCNLDSTTCELVLNLISIRSEQNGTVIITGHSSTEQLCDFKTIDIRDFNRPLV, encoded by the coding sequence ATGCTTGAATGTAAAAATCTATCCTGTGCTCGTAATAACAAAGTATTATTTAAAAACCTCAATTTTAAAGCTGAACCAAAATCAAAAATCTTAATCACTGGTCCAAATGGTAGCGGCAAAACCAGCTTAATCAGAAGTTTATCTGGACTTTTGCCGCCAGTGTCAGGTAATATAATGTACTGTGGAAAAGATATATATGATGATCCAAAATCCTTTATATCTTCCATGGTTTACGTAGGACATAAAAACGCCTGTAAAGATAGCTTAACAATTGGTGAAAACATAGAATTCTGGGCAAGAATACGGAACACTAGAGAATTAGTTATGGCAGCTGCTTATTGTTTAGAGTTGCAGCCTGTATTTAACATTAGATATGGTGAACTTTCTGCAGGCTGGAAAAGAAGAGTTGCGCTTGCTCGCCTTTTAATTTCTAATGCAAATATCTGGCTGATAGATGAACCTTTCTGTAATCTTGATAGCACAACATGTGAATTAGTATTGAACCTAATCTCAATACGCTCTGAGCAGAACGGTACAGTAATTATTACAGGACATAGCTCTACAGAACAATTGTGTGACTTTAAGACAATCGACATACGTGATTTTAACAGACCTCTTGTATAA